The genomic DNA TTTTGGCTAATAGGACTGATGCCCACATCAGCACTTAATTTTTCGTCCAGTTCAGTTCTGTCCAACAGTTTTTGTAGCCCCATCTTGACCAGATTTGCTACAATCCAGCCAATAAAACCGACCGCAATAGCCGCCAAAAGTTGAGGAATAAATAACAGGAATTGCTGAATCATATTGCTAAATGGCCCACTCACGCTGGTGAGATTCAGCACATTAAAAGCACCTATAACGGCAATGATCATCACGATCCAAAAGACAATACGCGAAACAATGCTTTCAATATTGGCGCGATGTCCTGTCGCACCCGAAAGTCTTTGATTTGTTCCAAGCTTTTGTAAAACTTTTTTAATTCCTGCCGCAATAATAAGGGCAACAATCCAACCTATGATTAAAATGGCGATGGCAGCGAGAATAGGATGAAACTGATTCCAATAATACATCGCATCAAATTCACCCCCTCTAGGGCCTCCAGAAAAATACTCATTCATATTGTCATGTCCTCTTGTTATTACTTATTGAATTTCTATAGATGAATACTGGGTTATGTTGGCTCAGTTCACCCTAAAATGATGAAGTTAAGAACACATTAGAATTCGATTATTTTTTATTCAATACAAACCAGCATAAATACAACAAAAGCGCACATTAGATTGCAAAAAAGCCCTAATCCTTTCAAATTAGAGCTTTAAATGAATGATTTGAATCCCTACTGATTTTTGTTACTAATGCCTGTCCCCACCATTATCGGCAGCCTCACCTATTGCACTTTTTTCACCCGGTTCTGTTACAGTATCGGCATCTGTAGCGACTGCCTCATCTGTTGCCGTTGCAGTACCGGTAGTGGCGGTATTATTTGGTGTGGCAGGTTGGGCACTAGGGTCAGGATGTCCTGGAGGAGCATTTGATGATTGCGGTTTAGTATAGGCAAACATGTAAACCAGTACGGCAATGAAGAATACACCCACAAGAAGGAGGATATACACTGGCAAACGTTTTTTCTGAGATCTTTCTTCTTCACTCGTAACATGAGGCGGTTTATTAAAATCATGTGTCATGTTTTTTCCCCTTTTTTTATCTCATTCCATGTATTTATATTAACCATATTTCCTGATGAATTATGTATAAAAGCATAGTGACATGGTGAAGACTTGTAATTTTCACTTAAAAAACAGCAATTCAGAAAACAGCTGTTTAAATATTTTAAGGCAAGAAGATTGTGTCGATTCAATTTTCAGTCAGGCTATCATTCTTTTCTATAGCTCTTTTAATATTACTGCTGCTGTTGCTTTTATCGCAGTAAAGAGGACTTTTATTCCATTTTTATATCTGGAGCAAGACACTATTATTTTACTTTAAGCCCCAGCAAAATTTAACCATGCAAAAGATAGGGGTTTAAGTTGCGGTTTTTAAAATAAGAAAATTAACCGATTTTTAAACCTGTCTAAGCTTTCATGATGAAACATGCTTTAGGTGCTGAAAGGCTTAAAATGAGCTATAATTATGCACCGTTTTTCATGCTGCTTAACTTTATGGCGTATCGTCAGCAATCTGTAACGCTTGATTTGGACACTGACGTCACTCATCAATGTTGTTTGCATTACACTCGTGATGAACATCTCATTGGAATTATTGAATTTAGTAAACCAAGTTATGTGCTTAAATGGGGTGATCTGGAATATTTCCGCCGTCGTACCGAAGAATTTTCTGTGATGCCGTTTCCTGAATGCATCAATGCCATGGTGATCGACATTCGCAATATTGCCCCGTTCATAGACAATGAAGTACCCATTATTCCTTGGCGCTTACTAGAAGAAGAATGTCCGATCCGTCTGGTGGTTCCCCAAGAACGACTTGAACATTATGCCGGTATATTTGAACCTACCTGGCTGACCAGCGATGTGGAAACTGCAATTCAGGAAATCCGCGAATTTATTGATATGTTTGTCCACTAAACTACTTCAATCAAAAACCTCCTGTACGGAGGTTTTTTTATGCCTAAAGAAAGTCCCCCTTAGAAAAAGGGGGATTTAGGGGGATTCAATTTTCACGAGATAAATTATTCCTTTTAATCCCTCCTAACCTCCCTTTAAAAAGGGAGGAACTCTAAATGCGATTACCAATAATTTTCGACCGCAATATTACCTTCACCACGGCGGTTCATTTTCAAGCCACGTGCTTTTAATGCTTCTTTGGTATCTTCCACCATTTGTGGGTTACCGCAAAGCATCACATGACTGGTATCTACATTGAATTGTAGCCCTACCGCTTTTTCCAGTTCACCATTTTCAATCAATACCGGTAAACGGTCATGCAACGTTGCATCGGGATTCCGGGTAATAATCGGGACAAATTTAAAGCCCGTATGACCTTCGCCAAAGGTTTCAGCTATTTCCTGAATACGCTCGACATAAGCCAGTTCGGCTTCCGTACGCACACTATAAACCAGATTGATCTTTTGATATTTCGACCAGGTTTCAAAGTCTTGTAGCATGGAAATAAACGGTGCCAAACCTGTGCCAGTCGCGAGTAGCCACAAGTCATGCGGTAATGGGAGCTGATAACGCGCCAAGGTTAAAAAACCATAAGGAATTTTTTCCAGGTACAGCTCATCACCGATCTGTAAATGTTGCAGGTTAGATGTAAATGCACCATCTGGCACCACAATTGAAAAGAACTCCAGGGTTTCATCAAAGGGAGATGACACCACGGAATAAGCCCGAACCACCAGTTCATCGCCCACTTTTAGGCCAATACGTGCAAACTGCCCTGCAGTAAATTTAAAATGTGCAGGTCGTGTCATGGTAAAACTGAATAAGGTATTGGTCCAGCGATGTACAGATAAAACTTTTTCTAAGCTAAATTTTTCAATTGACATGATTTCAACGTGGCATGAAAGACTGTGCTCATGGTAGCATGACCATATAATTTATTAATATTTTTTAAATGTTAAGGCTCTATTCATGCGCATGACCTTACGCCAGTTGGCTGTTTTTGTAGCAGTTGCACAAGAAGGCACAGTAACCAAAGCCAGCGATGCTGTCAAACTCACGCAAAGTGCTGCAAGTATGGCTTTAGCAGATTTGGAAGATGGCTTGGGTGCACCTCTATTCGACCGTCTTGGTAAGCGTCTGCAACTCAATGATTTAGGTCGTTTTCTACTTCCTCAAGCACTAGAAATTTTAGGTCGCTGCGAAGCTTTTGAACAGGCGGCTAAAGGTGAATTACAAAGTATTGACCTGCGCCTGGGGGCAACCTTAACCATTAGCGATTACCTGATGCCAGACCTGATGGCAGACTTTTTGCAAATTCAGCCGCAAGCACATTTGCAGTTGCAAGTAGGTAACACCCGTCAGATGATTGAAGCAGTCAACCAGTTCCAGCTGGATTTAGCCTTAATTGAAGGGTCCTGTCATTTGCCACAGCTGCAGTGTATACACTGGCGCGATGATGAACTGGCGGTATGCTGTTCACCAGAGCATCCATTGGCAAAACTGGACCGCGCAATTACCGCTAAAGATTTTGACCATGTCGAATGGATTTTACGTGAAGAAGGTTCAGGGACCCGTGAGGTGTTTGACAATGCCATTTTAAAAGACCTGCCAGATGCCAATATCCGCCTCACTTTAGGCCATAATGAAGCGATTTTAAAAATTGTGGCGGGAGGTATCGGGATGTCTTGTATTTCCAAACTCGCCATTGAACCTTTACGTGAAAAAGGTCAGCTGGTCATTTTAGAAACCCCTTTCTGGCAACTGACCCGTCCTTTATTCATGCTAGTACATCGTCAGAAATATCAGGGACCTGGCCTTAAAGCCTTTATGAAATTCTGTGAAGAATAAAAAACGATTTAAAAAAAGCTCCATTTAGGCGCTTTTTTTATTACCAGCGTGAATCATTTTCACACGGTATACCGTCACCATCACCATCCATCTTATGATGTGGACAGTTTTGTACATACCACACAGCTTCTGCTCTTGAATTCATTTGACTGCAATGTTGCCGTTCATCACATTTAAATTGTGCTGTTGCTAATCTCACCCCATTTTGCTGATCAATACTGGCATTAATTTTTTCCGAGCGCGGTTTAGTGGTATTGTAAGTTTCACCTGCCAGATTACGCTGCCCCTGCTCCGACAAAACTGCTTCCGGTAAATCCCCCAGTGCTTCTCGCTGTTCTGACACAATGCGCTGTTGCTCTATAATCAACTGTTGCGCTTTCAGCTGCTCTGCCGTGCGATAATCCTGATATTGACCATAACCGATCACAGCAAGCAGTGCCAGAATGATCAAGGCAATAGCGGACAAGATTCGGCCTTTATATGAAACCTTATTATAACGTGGTGAAGCAGTTTTCTTTTTTGCACCTGCTGGTTTGGTAGCTATACTCTCCGCTGAGGCAGACTGTAGGTCCAGTCGTACAATACGGTCGGCTTTAAACTTGCCGTCATCTTCCACAATAATAAATTTTAGCTTCTCTCCGACTTTAGGTTCGATAGTGCTATTGGGCACATCTTTAATGTGAAAGAAAATATCTTTCACTTCCCCTTCCTCTACTGCAATAAATCCAAAACCGCGCTCTGCGTTATAAGTTTTGACTTTCCCCTGAACAAACATAAAACACTCTTTTTCATTTATATTTTTCATTATTATAATAAAAAAGAGGCCCAAAAGCCTCTTTTCCAATGATTGTCAAAAGCAACCCTGAACATCATCATGCTGCAATCAAAAGCAGAAGCCTCAACCTCGAAAATTCGACAACAAGGCGGATGTAATCGATTTATTATGTTCAGATACTTTCGATTTTTTTGCTTTTGCTGAGTGATCTGCAACACGTTCTATACGAACGGCCTTAAACTTGTCACCATTCTTAACAGCCGCAAATTTTACCCGTTCATTACGTTTCGGTTCGCCTTCTGCCGCAGGGAAATCTGAAATATGAAAGAAAATATCCCCTTCAGCCGAACCAATAAAACCAAAGCCTTTTTCAGGGTCATACTTTTTGATTTTACCCTGATGTAATTCATCTTTCATGCTGCTGCCCTATGCTAAAAAATGTCATGTTTACAGTATATAAAAAAAGAGGCCTGAAGCCTCTTTTAATTTGTCTTCCAGGCTCAGTCTTTTTGCACTGAACCGAAAATTTTATCGCCTGCATCGCCAAGACCCGGAACGATATAACCATTTTCGTTGAGACCGTCATCAATAGCTGCTGTGAAAATAGTCACATCCGGATGTTCTTCTTCTACTTTTTTAATACCTTCGGGTGCAGCCACTAAAACCATGACACGAATATCTTTACAACCACTTGCCTTCAATACATCAATGGCTGC from Acinetobacter sp. CS-2 includes the following:
- a CDS encoding ferredoxin--NADP reductase; its protein translation is MSIEKFSLEKVLSVHRWTNTLFSFTMTRPAHFKFTAGQFARIGLKVGDELVVRAYSVVSSPFDETLEFFSIVVPDGAFTSNLQHLQIGDELYLEKIPYGFLTLARYQLPLPHDLWLLATGTGLAPFISMLQDFETWSKYQKINLVYSVRTEAELAYVERIQEIAETFGEGHTGFKFVPIITRNPDATLHDRLPVLIENGELEKAVGLQFNVDTSHVMLCGNPQMVEDTKEALKARGLKMNRRGEGNIAVENYW
- the gigC gene encoding LysR family transcriptional regulator GigC, whose product is MRMTLRQLAVFVAVAQEGTVTKASDAVKLTQSAASMALADLEDGLGAPLFDRLGKRLQLNDLGRFLLPQALEILGRCEAFEQAAKGELQSIDLRLGATLTISDYLMPDLMADFLQIQPQAHLQLQVGNTRQMIEAVNQFQLDLALIEGSCHLPQLQCIHWRDDELAVCCSPEHPLAKLDRAITAKDFDHVEWILREEGSGTREVFDNAILKDLPDANIRLTLGHNEAILKIVAGGIGMSCISKLAIEPLREKGQLVILETPFWQLTRPLFMLVHRQKYQGPGLKAFMKFCEE
- a CDS encoding cold shock domain-containing protein; amino-acid sequence: MFVQGKVKTYNAERGFGFIAVEEGEVKDIFFHIKDVPNSTIEPKVGEKLKFIIVEDDGKFKADRIVRLDLQSASAESIATKPAGAKKKTASPRYNKVSYKGRILSAIALIILALLAVIGYGQYQDYRTAEQLKAQQLIIEQQRIVSEQREALGDLPEAVLSEQGQRNLAGETYNTTKPRSEKINASIDQQNGVRLATAQFKCDERQHCSQMNSRAEAVWYVQNCPHHKMDGDGDGIPCENDSRW
- a CDS encoding cold shock domain-containing protein, with the protein product MKDELHQGKIKKYDPEKGFGFIGSAEGDIFFHISDFPAAEGEPKRNERVKFAAVKNGDKFKAVRIERVADHSAKAKKSKVSEHNKSITSALLSNFRG